The following proteins are encoded in a genomic region of Struthio camelus isolate bStrCam1 chromosome 3, bStrCam1.hap1, whole genome shotgun sequence:
- the GINS1 gene encoding DNA replication complex GINS protein PSF1 isoform X1 → MAGERAAGLVRELHRAAGGHLPPFRAEGLRQALEEMRALYERNQADVSEAKSGRTDLIFLIRFRHCCLLRNQRCVVAYLYDRLLRIRALRWEYGSVLPNAIQFHMSAEEVEWFNRYKKSLATYMRSVGGEEGLDLTQDIKPPKSLYIEVRCLKDYGEFEIDDGTTVLLKKNSQHFLPRWKCEQLIRQGVLEHVLS, encoded by the exons ATGGccggcgagcgggcggcggggctggtgCGGGAGCTGCACCGCGCCGCCGGCGGGCACCTGCCGCCCTTCCGG GCGGAGGGGCTGcggcaggcgctggaggagatGCGGGCGCTGTACGAGCGGAACCAGGCGGACGT GTCCGAAGCGAAGTCGGGGCGGACGGACCTCATCTTCCTCATCCGGTTTCGCCACTGCTGCCTGCTCCGAAACCAGCGCTGCGTCGTGGCCTACCT GTACGACCGGTTGCTGCGGATCCGCGCTCTCAGGTGGGAGTATGGCAGCGTCCTGCCAAACGCCATCCAGTTTCACATGTCAGCGGAGGAA GTGGAGTGGTTCAACCGGTACAAAAAATCTCTGGCCACCTACATGAGGTCAGTAGGCGGAGAGGAGGGGCTGGACCTTACGCAGGACATAAAGCCTCCTAAAAGCCTGTACATCGAA GTGCGGTGCTTAAAAGACTACGGCGAATTTGAGATTGATGATGGCACCACCGTCCTGCTGAAGAAGAATAGCCAG CATTTTTTACCCCGCTGGAAATGCGAGCAGTTAATCAGACAAGGAGTCCTGGAGCACGTCCTGTCGTAA
- the GINS1 gene encoding DNA replication complex GINS protein PSF1 isoform X2: MAGERAAGLVRELHRAAGGHLPPFRAEGLRQALEEMRALYERNQADVSEAKSGRTDLIFLIRFRHCCLLRNQRCVVAYLYDRLLRIRALRWEYGSVLPNAIQFHMSAEEMHDVLCAFLQVSVCFLIVLPRMQSQTDAECRRSLAPFGIRRSSPDRPRTRRGRLSLCSSQTPFVN; encoded by the exons ATGGccggcgagcgggcggcggggctggtgCGGGAGCTGCACCGCGCCGCCGGCGGGCACCTGCCGCCCTTCCGG GCGGAGGGGCTGcggcaggcgctggaggagatGCGGGCGCTGTACGAGCGGAACCAGGCGGACGT GTCCGAAGCGAAGTCGGGGCGGACGGACCTCATCTTCCTCATCCGGTTTCGCCACTGCTGCCTGCTCCGAAACCAGCGCTGCGTCGTGGCCTACCT GTACGACCGGTTGCTGCGGATCCGCGCTCTCAGGTGGGAGTATGGCAGCGTCCTGCCAAACGCCATCCAGTTTCACATGTCAGCGGAGGAA aTGCACGATGTTTTGTGTGCCTTTCTGCAAGTATCCGTTTGTTTCCTCATTGTCCTTCCAAGGATGCAATCCCAAACGGATGCTGAGTGCAGGCGCAGCTTGGCACCGTTCGGGATCAGAAGGTCGTCACCCGATCGCCCTCGCACCCGGCGCGGCAGGCTCTCCCTGTGCTCGTCTCAAACGCCATTTGTAAACTGA